Genomic DNA from Vibrio vulnificus CMCP6:
ATATGATGCCTGTAGCCAGTATGCTATGGCAGTTAGCGGATTTAAGTTTATGGCCATTAACTTACGCTATGCCTTACGCCCACTTAGGTTGGTGGGGGCTGTCTTCTTTTCAGGTGGTGTTGGTCGCGTTGTGCGCGCTCGCTGTGATGCTGAGACATTTTATTCGCTGGCAACTTTCTGTTGTTCTGATCATTTTGCTCAGCATTTCTTCACTATCGGTTCACTCTCTTTCTCGCACCCGAATTGACGTTTTAGATGTTGGCCATGGGCTCGCCGTATTGATTGAGAAAGACGGTAAAACGCTGCTTTATGACACTGGAAAGTCTTGGCATGGTGGAAGTATTGCGCAGCAAGTGATTGAGCCTATTTTATTGAGTCGGGGTAGTAGAAGCCTTGATGGGGTGATCATCAGCCATCAAGATGACGATCATGCAGGCGGCTTGCCCTATTTGCAGCAAAACATGCGCCCACAATGGGTAAGGAGTAGTCATTACTTGAGTGATTTTCCGTGTGTTAAAGGTCATGACTTTGAGTGGCAAGGGCTTAAAATGACCGTGCTTTGGCCGCCAAGGCAAGTGACTCGTGCCTACAATCCCCACTCCTGTGTGATTCGTATGGAGGATGAGGAAAATCAGTTTTCATTTTTGATGACTGGTGATATTGACGCTTTGGCTGAGTGGATTCTGATTCGTGATCCTGAACAGCTAAACAGCGATGTGGTATTGGTGCCGCATCATGGCAGTCAAACTTCGTCGATTGAGCCTTTTGTGAACGCCGTCCAGGCAGGTGTGGCAATCGCCTCGTTGGCAAAAGGAAATCAGTGGGGGATGCCACAACCGAAAGTGGTCGAGACTTATCGACGACATCGCACGCAGTGGTTTGATACTGGTGAGCTGGGTCAGATAACGTTGTATGTGGAACAGAGAAACTGGCGAATCGTCTCAAGACGCGACACTTTCAACGCTTGGTATAGGCAGATGCTGCGTAACCAAGTAGAATAGCGGCCTACTTGAAGAAAAAGAATCATTCATTTATGTCAATTAATACCGATGAATCGACTTGGCGTACCTTTAAACGCTTGTGGACTTTTATCCGACTGTACAAATCAGGATTGGCCGTTGCCGTTGTGGCATTGATCATCAATGCGGTTTCAGACACCTACATGGTCTCTTTATTAAAACCGCTTTTAGATGAAGGATTTGGCAGCGCTGAATCTGATTTTCTCCGCACTCTGCCTCTCCTCGTTTTTGGTTTGATGTTCATTCGAGGTATCAGTAGCTTTGTTTCTACTTACTGTTTGAGCTGGGTTTCTGGCAATGTCGTAATGCAAGTACGTCGCATGGTATTTAACCACTACATGCAGATGCCTGTTTCTTACTTTGATAAAGAAAAATCTGGCAGCTTACTCTCTCGCATCACTTACGATTCCGAGCAGGTTTCAGCGGCAACGAGCCAAGCATTGGTTAGCATTGTTCGAGAAGGAACGAGCATTATCGGTCTGTTGGTTTTGATGTTCTACAACAGTTGGCAGCTTTCTTTGGTACTCATTTTAGTGGCACCGGTTGTCGCTTGGGCAATTGGCTTTGTTTCCAAGCGCTTTAGAAAAATCTCTAAAAATATGCAGACCACGATGGGCATTGTAACAAGTTCTGCTGAGCAGATGCTTAAAGGTCATAAAGTCGTATTGAGCTACGGAGGGCAAGAGGTAGAAAAATCTCGCTTTGATGTAGTGAGTAACCAAATGCGCCAGCAAAGTATGAAGCTTATCACCGCCCAAGCCGCGGCTAACCCAATCATTCAAATGATCGCTTCTATTGCCATCGTCGTGGTTTTGTATTTGGCCAGTGTCGATACTATTAAAGATCAACTGACCCCAGGTACCTTTACCGTGGTTTTCTCCGCGATGTTTGGTCTAATGCGTCCACTTAAAGCATTGACCAATGTTACATCGCAGTTCCAACGTGGTATGGCGGCGGCACAAACCCTGTTTGCTTTGGTCGATCTAGAGCCAGAGAAAAATACCGGTACATACAGTGTTGAACGAGCAAAAGGTGAGGTTAATGTCAAAGACATCTCCTTTACCTATGAAGGCGCTGAAAAACCTGCCTTGTCGCATGTCTCTTTTGACATTCCGCGAGGGAAAACGGTGGCATTGGTTGGGCGATCAGGCTCTGGTAAGAGTACCATCGCTAACTTATTTACTCGTTTCTATGATGTCGATTCAGGTGAAATTCAGCTCGATGGTGTAGATGTTCGTGATTATGAGTTGAAAAACTTACGTACACAATTTGCGCTGGTGTCGCAAAATGTGCACCTATTTAACGACACCATTGCCAACAATATCGCTTACGCAGCGGGTGATAAATACAGCCGCGAAGACATCGAACGCGCCGCAGAGTTAGCACACGCGATGGAGTTCATTTCGAAGATGGAAAATGGACTCGACACCATGGTTGGTGAAAACGGTGCAAGCCTATCGGGTGGACAGCGTCAGCGCGTTGCGATTGCTCGTGCCTTGTTACGTGATGCCCCTGTGCTGATTCTTGATGAAGCGACCTCTGCACTGGATACCGAATCAGAACGTGCAATCCAATCGGCATTGGATGAGTTGCAAAAGAACAAGACGGTGTTGGTGATTGCTCACCGCCTGTCAACCATTGAAAAGGCCGATCAAATCTTAGTGATTGACGATGGTTCCGTTGTTGAACGGGGTTCGCACTCTGAACTTATCGAAAAAGATGGCGCTTACGCGCAATTGCATCGCATTCAGTTTGGTGAAGGGTAGTGATTGAAAAGATCTGGTTTGAAAACCATCCTGTAAAATACCTTTTATGGCCACTGTTGTGGCCATTATCGCTGTTGTTTGGTGCGATTAGCCGTCGTCAGAAAGCAGCGTATCAGCGAGGTGCAAAAGCGTCTTTTCAAGCGAGTATACCTGTCATCGTGGTCGGTAATATTACCGCTGGTGGCAATGGCAAAACTCCGGTCGTCATTTGGTTGGTCGAAAAACTGCAACAGCTTGGCTTTAAGCCGGGTGTGGTCTCTCGTGGCTATGGTGCAAAAGCACCAGTGTATCCGATGGTGGTGGATTCAGAGAGTTTAACCTCTCACTGTGGTGATGAGCCTAAACTGATATTTGAACGAACGGGGGCTTTGGTTGCGGTTGACCCCATTCGGCCCAATGCAGTAAAGCGCTTGATAGAACTTGGGGCCAATATCATTGTTACAGATGATGGACTACAGCATTACGCGCTGCAAAGAGACATCGAAGTGGTGGTTGTGGATGGTCAACGTCGATTTGGTAACCAACAGTTGATCCCGCTCGGCCCACTGCGCGAGCCAACGTCCCGTTTGCAAAACGTGGATTTTATTATCACCAATGGCGGGGATGCCCACCAAGGTGAAATCGCGATGAGCTTGATGCCAGATATGGCCGTTAATTTGATGACGGGTGAGAAAGTCACGGTGAATGAATTGGCGTCCTTGGTCGCTTTTGCTGGTATTGGTCACCCCCCACGTTTTTTTAAAACGCTAGAACAATTGGGGGCTGATGTCGTGGTCAGCCAAGGTTTTGCCGATCATCAAGACTTCGACCCAGAAGCCATCGCGAAGCTGGCCCATCAGGGCAAAAATGTCATTATGACGGAAAAGGACGCGGTAAAGTGTCGTCGCTTCGCACAAAATAATTGGTGGTATTTACCCGTCTCTGCTCAGTTTTCGTCACACGATCAGCAGAGAATATTGCAAAGAATAACAGAGGTAGTAAAAGAATATGGATCATCGACTGCTTGAGATTGTCGCGTGCCCAGTGTGCAAAGGTAAACTGACTTTTGATAAAGAAAACCAAGAGCTGATTTGCAAGCTCGATCGCTTGGCTTATCCAATTAAAGAAGGCATTCCTGTTTTGCTTGAGCCGGAAGCTCGCAGCATGGGAATGGATGAGGGGCGCTAATGTCATTTACCGTTGTCATCCCAGCGCGTTACCAATCAACCCGTTTACCGGGCAAACCGCTGGCAGATATTGCTGGTAAGCCCATGGTTCAGTGGGTGTATGAACAAGCGATTCAGGCGGGCGCGCAAGATGTAATTATTGCCACCGATGATCAACGTGTCGCTGATGCTGTTGCTGTGTTTGGTGGTAAGGTGTGTATGACCTCGCCAAACCATGAATCTGGCACAGAGCGTTTGGCGGAAGTGGTCCAATTAATGGGCATCGCTGACGATCACATTGTAGTGAATGTTCAAGGCGATGAGCCGTTAATCCCACCTAGCATCATTCGCCAAGTCGCGGAAAATCTGGCAGCAAGCTCTGCACCAATGGCCACATTAGGGGTGGCGATAACTTCAGAAGAAGAAGTGTTTAACCCGAATGCAGTTAAAGTGGTGACAGACAAAGAAGGCTACGCGCTTTATTTCAGTCGCGCGACGATTCCTTGGGATCGTGATGCCTTTGCACGTGGTGAAGTTCTCACAGAGCACTCTCTGATGCGCCACATCGGTATCTACGCCTACCGTGCGGGTTTCATTAATACCTACGTTAATTGGCAACCGAGTAGCTTAGAGAAAATAGAGTGTCTCGAGCAACTGCGAGTACTTTGGTATGGTGAAAAAATCCATGTTGAGCTAGCCAAAGAAGCACCTCCAGCGGGTGTTGATACGCCAGAGGATCTAGAGTTGGTTCGTGAGCTCATCGCCGCTAAGAGCTGATTAGGGCGAGATGCGTTAGATGAACGGAATGGCTGGAGTTTGGGCTCTGGCCATTTTTGTTGTTAGTATTCCCAAATTTTAGCGTCACCTCTGGCGCAATTGGACGGTTGGCGTCTCTGTTAGCGTCTATGCTTTAGTTAAGCGCAGTGATCTTGCTAAGAGCGATGATAGATGGCCTCTAAAAATTACATCAATGTTTCCAGACGAGCAGTGTACCTCGCTCTTATCACCTTTCTTTGCCTAAATCTGACCAGTGTTACCCCTTTCTTTTATGTCGAGCATCCTATTGATGTGCTAACCGAATCTGCCTATTTTGCGGTACTGGTGTATATCCGTGCGGCGATCAGCCGCTCTATTACATCGACACGCTCCATTACGGTTGGTGTGAATCTTATCTTATTTGTCGCATTGTACGATGTATTGACCGAAGTGGACTGGCTGGCAGATTGGAGTAATCGGCACGAAGTATTGGATAACATCATTGAGCAAGGGGGAATGTTGGTGGCTGTGGCGAGCATTGCCTTTGGCATTGATAGGCTGATCAAAGCCAAAGATCATGAAATCCATCGAGATTCCTTAACAGGGTTATACAATCGCCGCTATTTGGAGCGATTTAGCCAAGAACAGCTCAATTTGGTTTACATCGATCTCAATGACCTCAAAGTGGTCAATGATACGCAAGGGCACGATGCAGGAGATGAGCTGATCATCCAGTTTTCCCAATTGCTCACCAAAGCAACCAAAGACGATGAATATGCTTTTCGTGTCGGTGGGGATGAATTTATTTTATTGTTGCAGCCCAAACGCACGTTGTTGGTGATGGACGCGTTACACACCATGTGCGCTAAACGCGACATCCACTTTTCTTATGGTCTGTCAGAGCTTGGTGAAGGGGATCTTTCGACACGCGCCAAATTGGCAGATGAGCGTATGTATCAGATGAAGAAAGCCCACCGTTAGGTGGGCCAATCGGTAAATGCTCGCTAACGGCTAAGTTAGATCTTACTGTCGTACTCAGTACGTTGAGGGCAGGTTGCCAGGATTTCTTTGTGGCCCGTCTCTTTTACTTCTTCCAAAATAACGTCAAACCCCCACAAACGATATAAGTGCTTCATCACCTCGTTGTAGCTCTTGTCCAGAGGAATGCGATTATGCGGGACGTATTGCAGGGTTAAAGAGCGATCGCCACGCACATCGACTTTGTAGACTTGGATATTAGGTTCTAGGTTGGCTAGGTTGTATTGCGCAGCCAAGGTTTCCCGAATTTTTCGATAACCCATATCATCATGGATAGCATTCACTTCGATGAAGTTTCTTCGGTCATCATCTTGAATCGCAAACAGTTTAAAATCGCGGATGAGTTTGGGAGATAAATACTGACTGATGAAGCTCTCATCTTTAAAGTTGCGCATGGCGAAATGCACCGCATCGAGCCAGTCGCTGCCTGCCAAATCAGGGAACCACTCTTTGTCCTCATCTGTCGGTTCTTCGCAGATGCGCTTGATGTCACGGAACATCGCAAAGCCTAACGCATAAGGGTTGATGCCGCTAAAGTAAGGACTGTTATAGGGCGGTTGAGCAACCACACTAGTATGGCTGTGCAAAAACTCTAAGATAAATTTGTCTGAGACAATCCCTTCATCATAAAGATGGTTGAGAATGGTGTAGTGCCAAAACGTTGCCCATCCTTCGTTCATCACTTGCGTCTGTTTCTGTGGGTAAAAATATTGGCTTATCTTGCGCACGATACGTACGATTTCGCGTTGCCAAGGTTCGAGCAGTGGCGCGTGCTTCTCAATGAAATAAAGGATGTTCTCTTGTGGCTCACTCGGGAAGTGAATTTTGCTTTGTTCTTCCTTCGATTTGGCCTTAGGCACCGTTCTCCAAAGCTCATTGACCTGAGATTGCAGATAGGCCTCTCGCTCTTCTTGTCGAGCTTTCTCCTCATTGATGGATATCTTCTCTGGGCGTTTGTAACGATCAACCCCATAGTTCATCAGGGCATGGCAAGAATCGAGTAACTTCTCGACTTCGGTTTCGCCATATTTGGTTTCACAATCGGCAATGTATTTCTTCGCAAACAATAAGTAATCAATGATCGAGCTGGCATCGGTCCAAGTTTGGAACAGGTAGTTACCTTTGAAGAACGAGTTGTGTCCGTAGCTGGCGTGAGCAATCACTAACGCCTGCATCGTAACGGTATTTTCTTCCATTAAATAGGCAATACAAGGGTTGGAGTTAATGACGATTTCGTATGCGAGCCCCATTTGGCCATGTTTGTAATTTTGTTCGGTCTGGATGAATTTTTTACCGAAAGACCAGTGATTATAATTAATCGGCATACCGATACTTGAATACGCATCCATCATCTGCTCAGAGGTAATGACTTCGATCTGATTAGGATAGGTATCTAGGCGGTAATGCTCAGCGACACGTTTGATCTCGGTATGGTATTTTTCCAACAGATCAAAGGTCCAGTCTGGCCCATCTGGCAACATCTTGCTTTTTTTCTTTGTCTTGGTTGTCATACGGGCCTCCTATGCCGTTTCCTTGTGAAACAGCTCTCTGAATACCGGGAAGATGTCTTCAACGCTGCGAATATTCTTCATCGCAAAATTATCAAAGCTCTCCTCAAGCTTTTCATATTCATGCCACAGCGTTTGGTGTGAACGTCGAGTAATTTCGATATAGGCGTAGTATTGGCAGTTAGGTAACAACTTGCTGGTTAACAACTCTTTGCAACGAGGTGAATCGTCAGCCCAGTTATCCCCATCAGAAGCTTGTGCAGCGTAGATGTTCCATTCGCCAACGGGATAGCGAGCTTTAACAATTTCATCCATCAATTTCAGAGCACTGGAAACGATGGTGCCCCCGGTTTCTTGTGAGTAGAAAAACTCGTGCTCATCGACCTCTTTTGCTTGCGTATGGTGACGTATAAACACCACTTCCACGTTTTCATACGTACGATTAAGGAACAGATAGAGCAGCACATAAAAGCGCTTGGCAATGTCTTTAGTCGCTTGATCCATGGAGCCTGAAACGTCCATCAGACAAAACATGACGGCTTGGCTTGAAGGAACGGGCTTGCGCTCATAGTTTTTGAAACGTAAGTCAAACGTATCGATAAAGGGCACGCTTTCAATCGCTTTACGCAGTTCTGCGATTTCTTGTTTAAGTTTCATTTCCTCCAGCTTTTGTGCGGGCTCTTGATTCTGGATGCGTTCCAACTCCAGCTCTAGCTCGTGCAATAAACGCTTTTTGCCCGCAGACATTGCGGTGCGACGCGCAAGGGATTGTTGCAAGGAGCGCACAATAGAAATGTTGGAAGGCATCCCTGCGGTTTGATAGCCCGCGCGGTGTTTCTTCCACTCGGTAATTTTGTTCACCTGATTTTTCTTTAGATTTGGCAAAGCCAAGTCTTCAAATAACAGGTCTAAGTACTCATCTTTGGAAATTTGGAAAACAAAATCGTCTTGCCCTTCGCCATCAGCACTGGCATCACCGTCTCCAGCGCCACCGCCTCCTTGGCCACCTTTGGGTCTTTCGATTTTATCGCCGGTAATGAACTGGTCATTGCCAGGATGGACACGTTCTCTTAACCCCCCTTTACCTTGATGGAAAAGAGGCTCTTTGATGTCTTTGTGCGGAATAGCAACGTCCTCACCCGTCTCCGTATTGGTGATCGAGCGACGATTCACCGCGTCCGCTACCGACTCTTTTATCTGCTCTTTATAGCGTCTCATGAAGCGCTGTCTGTTGACAGCGCTCTTGTTCTTGCCATTGAGCCTACGGTCTATAAATTGCGCCATGAAATTCCCCTCTCATGTTCCACAGACCTAACTCACATCCGGGTTAGGACGATTTACGTACGCGCAGGTACCACTCAGAAAGCAAGCGAACTTGTTTCTCGGTGTAGCCTTTTTCCATCATACGAGCGACAAAGTCATCGTGTTTCTTCTGGTCTTCAGAAGAGGTTTTTGCGTTAAAGGAGATAACAGGAAGAAGATCTTCGGTATTGGAGAACATTTTCTTCTCGATCACAGTGCGAAGTTTTTCATAGCTGGTCCACACAGGGTTTTGACCGTTATTACTGGCTTTCGCACGAAGCACAAAGTTAACGATTTCATTACGGAAATCTTTTGGATTAGAGATGCCCGCTGTTTTCTCAATTTTCTCCAACTCACCGTTTAAGGCCGAGCGGTCAAACAGCTGCCCCGTTTCTGGATCGCGGTATTCTTGATCTTGGATCCAGAAGTCTGCGTACGTGACATAGCGATCAAAGATGTTCTGACCATATTCGGAATAAGATTCAAGGTAAGCGGTTTGAATTTCTTTACCGATGAACTCGACGTAGCGAGGCACCAAGTAGCCTTTCAAGAATTCCAAGTAACGTTCAGCCGTTTCTTGCGGGAACTGCTCACGCTCCACTTGCTGTTCGATGACATAGAAGAGGTGGACAGGGTTAGCGGCCACTTCAGTTTGGTCGAAGTTAAACACACGAGAGAGAATCTTGAACGCAAAGCGCGTTGAGAGCCCCTTCATGCCTTCGTCCACGCCCGCATAATCGCGGTACTCTTGATAGCTCTTGGCTTTTGGATCGGTATCTTTCAACGTTTCGCCATCGTATACCCGCATTTTAGAGAAAATGGACGAGTTTTCCGGCTCTTTGAGGCGGGAAAGAATACTGAATTGAGCCAACAGTTCTAGCGTACTGGGTGAACATGGCGCTTTGGAAAGCTCAGAGTGCTCTAGCAATTTCTGGTAAATTTTCACTTCTTCAGAAACGCGTAAACAGTAAGGGACTTTGACGATATAGACGCGGTCCAAAAACGCTTCATTGTTTTTGTTGTTACGGAAAGTCTGCCACTCGGATTCATTGGAGTGAGCCAATATCATGCCTTCAAATGGAATCGCAGAAAGTCCCTCAGTACCGTTAAAGTTGCCTTCTTGAGTCGCCGTCAAGAGAGGGTGGAGCACCTTGATGGGTGCTTTAAACATCTCTACAAACTCCATCAAACCTTGGTTTGCTTTACATAACGCACCAGAGTAGCTGTACGCGTCGGGATCGTCTTGCGAATAATGTTCGAGTTTGCGGATGTCCACTTTACCGACCAATGATGAGATGTCTTGGTTGTTTTCATCGCCCGGTTCGGTTTTTGCGATACCGATTTGATCGAGAATGGAAGGGCGAACCTTCACGACTTTAAACTGACTGATATCCCCACCAAACTCATGCAGACGTTTAGCTGCCCAAGGTGACATGATGGAGCGTAAATAACGTTTTTCGATGCCATATTCTTTTTGCAATATTTCGCCATCTTCATTGACGTCAAATAAGCAGAAAGGGTGGTCGTTTACAGG
This window encodes:
- a CDS encoding YeaH/YhbH family protein, producing the protein MAQFIDRRLNGKNKSAVNRQRFMRRYKEQIKESVADAVNRRSITNTETGEDVAIPHKDIKEPLFHQGKGGLRERVHPGNDQFITGDKIERPKGGQGGGGAGDGDASADGEGQDDFVFQISKDEYLDLLFEDLALPNLKKNQVNKITEWKKHRAGYQTAGMPSNISIVRSLQQSLARRTAMSAGKKRLLHELELELERIQNQEPAQKLEEMKLKQEIAELRKAIESVPFIDTFDLRFKNYERKPVPSSQAVMFCLMDVSGSMDQATKDIAKRFYVLLYLFLNRTYENVEVVFIRHHTQAKEVDEHEFFYSQETGGTIVSSALKLMDEIVKARYPVGEWNIYAAQASDGDNWADDSPRCKELLTSKLLPNCQYYAYIEITRRSHQTLWHEYEKLEESFDNFAMKNIRSVEDIFPVFRELFHKETA
- the lpxK gene encoding tetraacyldisaccharide 4'-kinase is translated as MIEKIWFENHPVKYLLWPLLWPLSLLFGAISRRQKAAYQRGAKASFQASIPVIVVGNITAGGNGKTPVVIWLVEKLQQLGFKPGVVSRGYGAKAPVYPMVVDSESLTSHCGDEPKLIFERTGALVAVDPIRPNAVKRLIELGANIIVTDDGLQHYALQRDIEVVVVDGQRRFGNQQLIPLGPLREPTSRLQNVDFIITNGGDAHQGEIAMSLMPDMAVNLMTGEKVTVNELASLVAFAGIGHPPRFFKTLEQLGADVVVSQGFADHQDFDPEAIAKLAHQGKNVIMTEKDAVKCRRFAQNNWWYLPVSAQFSSHDQQRILQRITEVVKEYGSSTA
- the msbA gene encoding lipid A ABC transporter ATP-binding protein/permease MsbA; the encoded protein is MSINTDESTWRTFKRLWTFIRLYKSGLAVAVVALIINAVSDTYMVSLLKPLLDEGFGSAESDFLRTLPLLVFGLMFIRGISSFVSTYCLSWVSGNVVMQVRRMVFNHYMQMPVSYFDKEKSGSLLSRITYDSEQVSAATSQALVSIVREGTSIIGLLVLMFYNSWQLSLVLILVAPVVAWAIGFVSKRFRKISKNMQTTMGIVTSSAEQMLKGHKVVLSYGGQEVEKSRFDVVSNQMRQQSMKLITAQAAANPIIQMIASIAIVVVLYLASVDTIKDQLTPGTFTVVFSAMFGLMRPLKALTNVTSQFQRGMAAAQTLFALVDLEPEKNTGTYSVERAKGEVNVKDISFTYEGAEKPALSHVSFDIPRGKTVALVGRSGSGKSTIANLFTRFYDVDSGEIQLDGVDVRDYELKNLRTQFALVSQNVHLFNDTIANNIAYAAGDKYSREDIERAAELAHAMEFISKMENGLDTMVGENGASLSGGQRQRVAIARALLRDAPVLILDEATSALDTESERAIQSALDELQKNKTVLVIAHRLSTIEKADQILVIDDGSVVERGSHSELIEKDGAYAQLHRIQFGEG
- a CDS encoding PrkA family serine protein kinase translates to MSIFDHYQARYEAAKDEEMSIQDFLALCKDDKSAYANAAERLLMAIGEPELVDTSMHPRLSRIFSNRVISRYKTFKDFYGMEEAIEQIVSYLKHAAQGLEERKQILYLLGPVGGGKSSLAEKLKALMQQMPIYVLTANGKRSPVNDHPFCLFDVNEDGEILQKEYGIEKRYLRSIMSPWAAKRLHEFGGDISQFKVVKVRPSILDQIGIAKTEPGDENNQDISSLVGKVDIRKLEHYSQDDPDAYSYSGALCKANQGLMEFVEMFKAPIKVLHPLLTATQEGNFNGTEGLSAIPFEGMILAHSNESEWQTFRNNKNNEAFLDRVYIVKVPYCLRVSEEVKIYQKLLEHSELSKAPCSPSTLELLAQFSILSRLKEPENSSIFSKMRVYDGETLKDTDPKAKSYQEYRDYAGVDEGMKGLSTRFAFKILSRVFNFDQTEVAANPVHLFYVIEQQVEREQFPQETAERYLEFLKGYLVPRYVEFIGKEIQTAYLESYSEYGQNIFDRYVTYADFWIQDQEYRDPETGQLFDRSALNGELEKIEKTAGISNPKDFRNEIVNFVLRAKASNNGQNPVWTSYEKLRTVIEKKMFSNTEDLLPVISFNAKTSSEDQKKHDDFVARMMEKGYTEKQVRLLSEWYLRVRKSS
- a CDS encoding GGDEF domain-containing protein codes for the protein MASKNYINVSRRAVYLALITFLCLNLTSVTPFFYVEHPIDVLTESAYFAVLVYIRAAISRSITSTRSITVGVNLILFVALYDVLTEVDWLADWSNRHEVLDNIIEQGGMLVAVASIAFGIDRLIKAKDHEIHRDSLTGLYNRRYLERFSQEQLNLVYIDLNDLKVVNDTQGHDAGDELIIQFSQLLTKATKDDEYAFRVGGDEFILLLQPKRTLLVMDALHTMCAKRDIHFSYGLSELGEGDLSTRAKLADERMYQMKKAHR
- the kdsB gene encoding 3-deoxy-manno-octulosonate cytidylyltransferase produces the protein MSFTVVIPARYQSTRLPGKPLADIAGKPMVQWVYEQAIQAGAQDVIIATDDQRVADAVAVFGGKVCMTSPNHESGTERLAEVVQLMGIADDHIVVNVQGDEPLIPPSIIRQVAENLAASSAPMATLGVAITSEEEVFNPNAVKVVTDKEGYALYFSRATIPWDRDAFARGEVLTEHSLMRHIGIYAYRAGFINTYVNWQPSSLEKIECLEQLRVLWYGEKIHVELAKEAPPAGVDTPEDLELVRELIAAKS
- a CDS encoding SpoVR family protein, with the translated sequence MTTKTKKKSKMLPDGPDWTFDLLEKYHTEIKRVAEHYRLDTYPNQIEVITSEQMMDAYSSIGMPINYNHWSFGKKFIQTEQNYKHGQMGLAYEIVINSNPCIAYLMEENTVTMQALVIAHASYGHNSFFKGNYLFQTWTDASSIIDYLLFAKKYIADCETKYGETEVEKLLDSCHALMNYGVDRYKRPEKISINEEKARQEEREAYLQSQVNELWRTVPKAKSKEEQSKIHFPSEPQENILYFIEKHAPLLEPWQREIVRIVRKISQYFYPQKQTQVMNEGWATFWHYTILNHLYDEGIVSDKFILEFLHSHTSVVAQPPYNSPYFSGINPYALGFAMFRDIKRICEEPTDEDKEWFPDLAGSDWLDAVHFAMRNFKDESFISQYLSPKLIRDFKLFAIQDDDRRNFIEVNAIHDDMGYRKIRETLAAQYNLANLEPNIQVYKVDVRGDRSLTLQYVPHNRIPLDKSYNEVMKHLYRLWGFDVILEEVKETGHKEILATCPQRTEYDSKI
- a CDS encoding Trm112 family protein yields the protein MDHRLLEIVACPVCKGKLTFDKENQELICKLDRLAYPIKEGIPVLLEPEARSMGMDEGR